The following proteins are co-located in the Acidimicrobiia bacterium genome:
- a CDS encoding glycoside hydrolase family 31 protein, whose protein sequence is MIRTRHRRSLRSGAVGVAAAAGLLVVSCTSGDSSSEPPDDVEVTGWEVVEEDGTVVADTGAAVLSVGLDPFSVDATFAEEHEPFFVEEAGLYLARGDTRTGIERATGFSAGERSVDFDVVFDDGSTGTVGLAADGRADSVGLTLRPDDDAGFTAWGERLASPDDELIYGLTERITDSYEDSELYPAAVGSLNRRGETVEMWITPTISGYAPFHQSSKGYGLLVDGFMPGRYDIAATDPGIVAFEFEWDPDADAATYHLFAGPDHSTIVSAYHDLTGHPPQPPDHVFRHWRGYDVHPIGETTTVDGVEINAAAARDLDVYEEYDIPAGLYRFDRPWTVGEAGFAEWEFDPERFPNAEEMLEIFEGRGWKMHVFTAPWALGSLGDEAERLGYLAPNSDRDAASEIVGVSVDFTNPDAVEWYKTNVLEFLAGPEGRHIDGFVMDRGDESDVSSGVDDIWFDGRNGRQVHNWYPVAYDRIYREIIEEARPDDGYLLARAGYTGSQAYVMRWGGDTHGRDGFAIPEVELTAEQSPSTDKGLRSVLISVQRAAFMGTPFWGSDIGGYNGWLDREVYARWIEVGFASPIMRFHGRDGTPWNTPPDGAVDEELMDIYRGYIRLRHDMNDYLARTARVAAEDGTPMVRPLVFEWPDEESALDRWDEWMLGDDLLVAPVWESGARERTVWIPPGEWIDFWDREAMVEGPTEITVDVPLGRLPMWVRPDSELLDLDVDGALLGRAVSAP, encoded by the coding sequence GTGATACGGACCAGGCACCGGAGGTCGCTGCGATCGGGCGCGGTCGGTGTCGCCGCCGCCGCGGGTCTCCTCGTCGTGTCGTGTACGTCCGGCGACTCATCATCCGAACCCCCGGACGACGTCGAGGTCACCGGATGGGAGGTCGTCGAGGAGGACGGGACCGTCGTGGCCGACACCGGTGCCGCCGTCCTCAGCGTCGGGCTCGATCCGTTCTCAGTGGACGCCACCTTCGCAGAGGAGCACGAGCCCTTTTTCGTCGAGGAGGCCGGTCTCTACCTGGCTCGAGGCGACACCCGCACCGGGATCGAGCGAGCGACCGGTTTCTCCGCGGGTGAGCGGTCCGTGGACTTCGATGTCGTCTTCGATGACGGGTCCACGGGAACGGTCGGGCTCGCCGCCGACGGCCGAGCCGACTCGGTCGGGCTGACACTGCGACCCGACGACGACGCCGGGTTCACCGCGTGGGGTGAGCGCCTCGCCTCACCCGACGACGAGCTGATCTACGGGCTCACCGAACGGATCACGGACAGCTACGAGGACTCCGAGCTCTACCCCGCGGCGGTCGGCTCCCTGAACCGTCGCGGCGAGACCGTCGAGATGTGGATCACCCCCACGATCTCCGGCTACGCGCCGTTCCACCAGTCGTCGAAGGGCTACGGGCTCCTCGTCGACGGCTTCATGCCCGGCCGCTACGACATCGCGGCGACTGATCCCGGGATCGTCGCGTTCGAGTTCGAGTGGGATCCCGATGCGGATGCGGCGACCTACCACCTCTTTGCCGGACCCGACCACAGCACCATCGTCAGCGCCTACCACGATCTCACCGGGCACCCTCCGCAGCCTCCGGACCACGTGTTCCGTCACTGGCGTGGCTACGACGTGCACCCGATCGGTGAAACGACGACGGTCGACGGTGTCGAGATCAACGCCGCGGCGGCCCGCGACCTCGATGTCTACGAGGAGTACGACATCCCCGCAGGTCTCTACCGTTTCGACCGGCCGTGGACGGTCGGCGAGGCCGGGTTCGCCGAGTGGGAATTCGACCCCGAGCGTTTCCCCAACGCGGAGGAGATGCTGGAGATCTTCGAGGGACGCGGCTGGAAGATGCACGTGTTCACCGCTCCGTGGGCCCTCGGCAGCCTGGGTGACGAGGCCGAGCGGCTCGGCTACCTCGCGCCGAACAGTGACCGTGATGCGGCGTCGGAGATCGTGGGAGTCTCGGTGGACTTCACGAATCCCGACGCGGTGGAGTGGTACAAGACGAACGTTCTCGAGTTCCTCGCCGGGCCCGAGGGTCGGCACATCGACGGTTTCGTGATGGACCGCGGCGACGAGTCTGACGTGAGCAGCGGCGTCGACGACATCTGGTTCGACGGGCGGAACGGGCGCCAGGTCCACAACTGGTACCCGGTCGCGTACGACCGGATCTACCGCGAGATCATCGAGGAGGCCCGCCCCGACGACGGCTACCTGCTTGCCCGCGCGGGGTACACGGGCTCCCAGGCGTACGTCATGCGCTGGGGAGGCGACACCCATGGCCGCGACGGCTTCGCCATCCCGGAGGTGGAGCTCACCGCCGAACAGTCGCCGTCGACCGACAAGGGTCTCCGGTCCGTGCTCATCAGCGTGCAACGTGCCGCCTTCATGGGTACGCCGTTCTGGGGCAGTGACATCGGGGGGTACAACGGCTGGCTCGACCGCGAGGTCTACGCCCGGTGGATCGAGGTGGGCTTCGCCAGCCCGATCATGCGGTTCCACGGTCGCGACGGCACTCCCTGGAACACGCCACCCGACGGCGCCGTCGACGAGGAGCTGATGGACATCTACCGCGGCTACATCCGTCTCCGCCACGACATGAACGACTACCTGGCCCGGACCGCACGGGTTGCCGCCGAGGATGGAACGCCGATGGTTCGGCCACTCGTGTTCGAGTGGCCCGACGAGGAGAGTGCACTTGACCGCTGGGACGAATGGATGCTCGGCGACGACCTTCTCGTGGCGCCGGTGTGGGAGAGCGGCGCCCGGGAGCGCACGGTGTGGATCCCACCCGGGGAATGGATCGACTTCTGGGACCGCGAAGCAATGGTCGAGGGTCCGACGGAGATCACGGTCGATGTCCCGCTCGGTCGTCTCCCGATGTGGGTCCGACCCGACTCCGAGCTTCTCGATCTCGACGTCGACGGAGCGCTTCTCGGGCGCGCCGTCTCCGCACCCTAG
- a CDS encoding serine hydrolase, which produces MTSTREREHRLDSSKFRVVLAAVLAVLLAVVTACSSSSDSDETSDSTTTTGAETAADDGSFSIPDELLERVEDAGLTFEEFDYATAPEGVPWPTEEWPTGDLPDDVDTEEIDAIVDNAFGPLSSDGGTIDAILVVKDGELVVEEYNNWDPNETHPSWSMAKSINSALVGILVKEGKLDIFEPVDAPEWSEPGDPRSEITLDELLRMSSGLEWDEDYEDPTGDVLTSLGPENDRANYTASKPLEDEPDTVWYYSTGTANLIGRSVAEQVGYGDDLVAWIQESLFDPLGIAGAEHLLDVTGLHSGGSYIHLTPQDYARFGLLYARGGVWDGEQILPEEWVDYSRMPTPTTDTEEYGAQWWLEEDHPGGFHASGFNGQSIDVFPEEDLVIVVLSEGGDNEVVRQDLMDAFGV; this is translated from the coding sequence ATGACCAGCACCCGCGAGCGCGAACACCGGCTCGACTCTTCGAAGTTCCGGGTTGTCCTTGCAGCAGTCCTGGCGGTCCTGCTCGCGGTTGTCACCGCGTGCTCGTCGTCGAGTGATTCCGACGAGACGTCGGACTCCACGACGACGACCGGGGCCGAAACGGCAGCCGATGACGGGTCCTTCTCCATCCCCGACGAGCTCCTGGAGCGTGTCGAGGACGCCGGCCTCACCTTCGAGGAGTTCGACTACGCCACGGCACCCGAGGGTGTTCCCTGGCCGACCGAGGAATGGCCGACGGGCGATCTACCCGACGACGTCGACACCGAGGAGATCGACGCCATCGTCGACAACGCGTTCGGTCCGCTGTCGAGCGACGGAGGGACCATCGACGCCATCCTCGTCGTCAAGGACGGTGAACTCGTCGTCGAGGAGTACAACAACTGGGATCCGAACGAGACGCATCCCTCGTGGTCGATGGCGAAGTCGATCAACAGCGCTCTGGTCGGGATCCTCGTGAAAGAGGGAAAGCTCGACATCTTCGAGCCGGTCGACGCTCCCGAGTGGTCGGAACCGGGCGACCCACGGTCCGAGATCACACTCGACGAGCTCTTGCGGATGAGCAGCGGTCTCGAGTGGGACGAGGACTACGAAGACCCCACGGGAGACGTCCTCACATCTCTCGGACCGGAGAACGACCGCGCCAACTACACAGCCTCCAAGCCGCTCGAGGACGAGCCCGACACGGTGTGGTACTACTCAACCGGCACGGCCAACCTGATCGGCCGAAGTGTCGCCGAACAGGTCGGCTACGGCGACGACCTCGTGGCCTGGATCCAGGAGTCGCTGTTCGACCCCCTCGGCATCGCCGGCGCCGAGCACCTGCTCGACGTGACGGGTCTGCACAGCGGGGGCTCCTACATCCACCTCACACCACAGGACTACGCACGATTCGGGCTTCTCTACGCCCGTGGCGGCGTGTGGGACGGCGAGCAGATCCTCCCCGAGGAATGGGTCGACTACAGCCGGATGCCCACCCCGACCACCGACACCGAGGAGTACGGCGCGCAGTGGTGGCTCGAGGAGGACCACCCCGGCGGCTTTCACGCCAGCGGCTTCAACGGCCAGAGCATCGACGTGTTCCCCGAGGAGGATCTCGTGATCGTCGTGCTGTCGGAGGGTGGCGACAACGAGGTGGTCCGCCAGGACCTCATGGACGCCTTCGGCGTCTAG
- a CDS encoding DUF2237 domain-containing protein, with translation MEPSAARNVLGGDLEPCGADPLTGFYRDGCCNTGSEDLGSHTICAVVTAEFLEHQRGIGNDLSTPMPQFHFPGLQPGDRWCVTAANWLRAHGDGVAAPVVLASTHERALDIVPLDALREHAVDVPSDPGALES, from the coding sequence GTGGAACCCAGTGCGGCACGCAACGTGCTCGGCGGCGACCTGGAGCCCTGTGGAGCGGACCCTCTCACCGGCTTCTACCGTGACGGGTGCTGCAACACCGGTTCCGAGGACCTCGGCAGCCACACGATCTGTGCTGTCGTCACAGCGGAGTTCCTCGAGCACCAGCGGGGGATCGGCAACGACCTCAGCACGCCGATGCCCCAGTTCCACTTCCCGGGCCTCCAACCGGGAGACCGCTGGTGTGTGACGGCCGCCAACTGGCTGCGGGCTCACGGCGACGGTGTCGCGGCACCTGTCGTCCTCGCCTCCACGCATGAGCGCGCTCTCGACATCGTCCCGCTCGACGCTCTCCGGGAGCACGCCGTCGACGTCCCGAGCGACCCGGGAGCGTTGGAATCCTGA
- a CDS encoding MFS transporter yields the protein MASTDAPKRAALVLLALILVAAVANLNLAVANVALPDIGKAFDSTQTTLNLIAVGYSLGLAASVLYLGALGDRYGRKLMLVAGTVLSIPAALLAAFAPSDDILFVARVLGGLSAGMAYPTTLALITALWSGPGRTRSIALWSGIGGAISALGPLTAGYLLGEFWWGSVFLITLPLAVVALVLAVVLVPNHVNETSDPVDNSGGVLSIVLVAALVLAINFASVPDEGTLAIGLGVIALAACVAFVIRQRMAANPLYDLHVAARRVFWVAAVAGVIVFGALMGAMFIGQQFLQNVLGYSALESGAAILPAVFAMVLVAPRSAKLVGSVGSRATLLFGYLFCLLGFATMLLLWDTGSGYWEVGLAYLFVGIGVGLAGTPASHSLTGSVPVTRAGMASGTADLQRDLGGAIMQSILGSLLTAGYAAAIGNAIADAPSSVQSKISSGVESELQKSFAAAEATAQAYPQYSKQITAAARSSFVDGSDWAYVAGIAAILLGAVIVFLFFPRHGREEELLGEYETEDSAATAAH from the coding sequence GTGGCTTCCACCGACGCTCCGAAACGGGCCGCACTCGTTCTCCTTGCGCTGATCCTCGTTGCCGCCGTTGCGAACCTCAACCTCGCCGTCGCCAACGTGGCCCTGCCCGACATCGGCAAGGCCTTCGACTCGACGCAGACCACTCTGAACCTGATCGCCGTCGGCTACTCCCTCGGGCTCGCCGCCTCGGTTCTCTACCTCGGAGCGCTCGGCGACCGGTACGGCCGCAAGCTGATGCTCGTCGCCGGAACCGTGCTGTCGATTCCCGCCGCGCTCCTGGCTGCGTTCGCCCCCTCCGACGACATCCTCTTCGTGGCACGTGTCCTCGGCGGCCTCTCGGCCGGAATGGCGTACCCCACAACGCTGGCCCTGATCACCGCGTTGTGGTCGGGACCCGGGCGCACACGCTCCATCGCACTGTGGTCCGGGATCGGCGGGGCGATCTCCGCACTCGGCCCCCTGACCGCCGGCTACCTGCTCGGCGAGTTCTGGTGGGGCTCGGTGTTCCTCATCACACTGCCCCTGGCCGTCGTGGCGCTCGTGCTCGCCGTCGTCCTCGTGCCGAACCACGTGAACGAGACGTCGGATCCCGTGGACAACTCCGGGGGTGTTCTCTCGATCGTCCTCGTCGCGGCGCTCGTCCTCGCCATCAACTTCGCGTCGGTACCCGACGAGGGGACGCTCGCCATCGGGCTCGGAGTCATCGCCCTGGCCGCGTGCGTGGCCTTCGTCATCCGGCAACGCATGGCCGCCAATCCGCTGTACGACCTCCACGTGGCGGCGCGACGTGTCTTCTGGGTGGCGGCGGTCGCCGGGGTTATCGTGTTCGGGGCGCTGATGGGCGCCATGTTCATCGGCCAGCAGTTCCTCCAGAACGTCCTGGGATACTCGGCGTTGGAATCTGGTGCGGCAATTCTGCCGGCCGTCTTCGCCATGGTCCTCGTTGCGCCGCGGTCGGCGAAGCTCGTCGGGTCCGTTGGCTCGCGCGCCACGCTACTGTTCGGCTACCTCTTCTGCCTGCTCGGGTTCGCCACGATGCTCCTGTTGTGGGACACGGGCTCCGGCTACTGGGAGGTCGGCCTCGCCTACCTGTTCGTCGGCATCGGTGTCGGCCTCGCCGGTACACCGGCCTCTCACTCACTCACGGGGTCGGTCCCCGTCACCCGCGCGGGGATGGCCTCCGGTACGGCCGACCTCCAGCGCGACCTGGGTGGGGCGATCATGCAGTCGATCCTGGGGTCGTTGCTCACCGCCGGCTACGCGGCAGCCATCGGAAACGCCATCGCCGATGCCCCCTCGTCGGTGCAGTCGAAGATCAGCAGCGGCGTCGAGTCGGAGCTCCAGAAGTCGTTCGCCGCGGCGGAGGCGACCGCGCAGGCCTACCCGCAGTACTCGAAGCAGATCACGGCTGCGGCGCGATCGTCGTTCGTGGACGGGTCCGACTGGGCATACGTGGCGGGGATCGCCGCGATCCTGCTCGGGGCCGTGATCGTCTTCCTCTTCTTTCCGAGGCACGGTCGGGAAGAAGAGCTCCTCGGGGAGTACGAGACCGAGGACTCGGCGGCCACGGCCGCGCACTGA
- a CDS encoding glycoside hydrolase family 15 protein — MASPIEDYAIIGDTQTAALVDRNGSIDWLCVPRFDSGAVFAALLGEVENGRWLLAPAGGIRRIERSYRDGTLVLETTFHTDDGVVRLIDFMPIRDETVDVVRIVEGVSGRVPIHMDLRIRFDYGSNLPWVVCEDGRTHATAGPDSMVLSTPAPTEGAGPSTVSDFVVQTGDRIPFVLAWHPSHVDAPPEGDADDALQRTDDWWREWSGRCNFHDESADMVRRSLITLKSLTYAPTGGIVAAATTSLPEWIGSVRNWDYRYCWLRDSVLTLLALMTGGYDDEALAWRDWLLRAAAGDPAKLQIMYGLGGERRLDEYEVPGLSGYEGSAPVRVGNAASNQFQLDVYGETLASLAFMRDVAPAQAGSAGHADEPWKLEVALLDFLEGAWQHPDDGLWEMRGERQHFTHSKVMAWLGFASAVSSAEEFDLPAPLDRWRAARDEIHQQVCDEGFDPDLNSFTQAYGSKQLDAALLQIPTSGFLPGKDPRMVGTVAAIEKDLIQDGFVLRYRSESGDDGLPPGEGAFLPCSFWLVNNYVAQGRTKDATALFERLKAVANDVGLFSEEYDPVTKRQLGNTPQAFTHLSFVQAAARLSGFTGTALGTHDD, encoded by the coding sequence GTGGCGAGCCCCATCGAGGACTACGCGATCATCGGCGACACGCAGACCGCCGCGCTCGTCGACAGGAACGGCTCGATCGACTGGCTCTGCGTCCCGCGCTTCGACTCCGGCGCTGTGTTCGCCGCACTCCTCGGGGAAGTGGAGAACGGACGCTGGCTCCTGGCGCCGGCTGGTGGGATCAGGCGGATCGAGCGTTCCTACCGCGACGGCACACTCGTCCTGGAGACCACGTTCCACACCGACGACGGTGTCGTGCGGCTGATCGACTTCATGCCGATCCGCGACGAGACGGTCGACGTCGTGCGGATCGTGGAGGGCGTCTCGGGGCGGGTGCCGATCCACATGGACCTCCGCATCAGGTTCGACTACGGCTCGAACCTGCCGTGGGTCGTCTGCGAGGACGGGCGGACGCACGCGACGGCAGGCCCCGACTCGATGGTGCTCTCCACGCCGGCACCCACGGAGGGCGCGGGACCGTCGACCGTCTCCGACTTCGTCGTCCAAACGGGAGATCGGATCCCCTTCGTCCTGGCGTGGCATCCGTCGCATGTCGACGCACCGCCCGAGGGTGATGCCGACGATGCTCTCCAACGGACCGACGACTGGTGGCGGGAGTGGTCGGGACGGTGCAACTTCCACGACGAGTCGGCCGACATGGTCCGCCGGTCGCTCATCACCCTGAAGTCGCTCACGTACGCGCCGACGGGCGGCATCGTCGCCGCGGCGACCACGTCACTGCCGGAGTGGATCGGAAGTGTCCGGAACTGGGACTACCGGTACTGCTGGCTGCGCGATTCGGTGCTCACGCTCCTTGCTCTCATGACCGGCGGATACGACGACGAGGCCCTGGCGTGGCGCGACTGGCTGTTACGGGCCGCCGCCGGCGACCCCGCCAAGCTCCAGATCATGTACGGGCTCGGTGGCGAGCGGCGCCTCGACGAATACGAGGTCCCGGGGCTCTCGGGCTACGAAGGATCGGCACCCGTGCGTGTCGGCAACGCGGCGAGCAACCAGTTCCAACTCGACGTCTACGGCGAGACGCTCGCCTCACTGGCGTTCATGCGCGACGTCGCACCCGCCCAGGCCGGATCCGCCGGCCACGCCGACGAGCCGTGGAAGCTCGAGGTCGCCCTGCTCGACTTCCTGGAGGGTGCCTGGCAGCACCCCGACGACGGCCTCTGGGAGATGCGCGGTGAGCGCCAGCACTTCACGCACTCGAAGGTCATGGCGTGGCTCGGTTTCGCAAGCGCGGTGAGTTCCGCCGAGGAGTTCGACCTCCCCGCTCCACTCGACCGTTGGCGTGCCGCACGCGACGAGATCCACCAGCAGGTCTGCGACGAGGGTTTCGACCCCGACCTCAACTCCTTCACCCAGGCCTACGGATCCAAACAGCTCGACGCGGCGCTCCTCCAGATCCCGACGTCGGGGTTCCTGCCCGGGAAGGACCCCCGGATGGTCGGAACCGTGGCGGCCATCGAGAAGGACCTCATCCAGGACGGCTTCGTCCTGCGCTACCGCAGCGAGTCCGGCGACGACGGGCTCCCGCCCGGGGAGGGCGCCTTCCTGCCGTGCTCCTTCTGGCTCGTCAACAACTACGTCGCCCAAGGGCGCACCAAGGACGCCACGGCGCTCTTCGAGAGGCTCAAGGCCGTCGCCAACGACGTCGGGCTGTTCTCGGAGGAGTACGACCCTGTGACGAAACGCCAGCTCGGCAACACGCCCCAGGCGTTCACGCACCTGAGCTTCGTCCAGGCCGCGGCGAGGCTGTCGGGCTTCACGGGCACGGCGCTGGGTACCCACGACGACTGA
- a CDS encoding STAS/SEC14 domain-containing protein — MDRSSGSTLGFKVSGDVSKEDYAVLTPAVEAAVADTGSVNLLCDLTDFHWEKVSAWGSDLHFGHEYHDKIEKMAIVGNRKWQEYLTKIASPFYAKEAQYFDSDDDAWAWLEN; from the coding sequence ATGGACCGTAGTTCCGGGTCGACGCTCGGGTTCAAGGTGTCGGGAGACGTCTCCAAGGAGGACTACGCCGTTCTCACCCCGGCCGTGGAGGCGGCGGTGGCCGACACCGGATCGGTGAACCTGCTGTGCGACCTCACCGACTTCCACTGGGAGAAGGTGAGCGCCTGGGGCTCCGACCTGCACTTCGGACACGAGTACCACGACAAGATCGAGAAGATGGCGATCGTGGGCAACCGGAAGTGGCAGGAGTACCTCACGAAGATCGCCAGCCCCTTCTACGCGAAGGAGGCGCAGTACTTCGACAGTGACGACGACGCCTGGGCCTGGTTGGAGAACTGA
- a CDS encoding isocitrate lyase/PEP mutase family protein yields the protein MTRRDDPAPAHPLVEAGEVTVVPGVYDSLSARLAERAGFPAVVLTGYGVAATLLGEPDLGLLTQSELLEVARRVCAATDLAVIVDGDTGHGGPLNVQHLVRALAQIGAFGVILEDQTWPKRCGHMRDKSVVDAGEHAAKIRAAVDARGNDHLTITARTDALATHGLDEALRRAHLYKDAGADVLFVEGPRTVEDLRIIGDRLPPPLAVNLIEGGRTPLCSLEELREMGFFSVGFVLSGLYAATRALDRTYRHLRRYAETDSVAGEMADFDEMAEILGVEERLATDERNRA from the coding sequence GTGACCCGTCGAGACGATCCGGCACCGGCGCACCCGCTCGTCGAGGCCGGAGAGGTCACGGTGGTCCCCGGGGTCTACGACTCGTTGTCGGCCCGCCTGGCCGAACGCGCCGGGTTTCCTGCGGTCGTGCTCACGGGCTACGGCGTTGCCGCCACCCTGCTCGGTGAGCCGGATCTGGGGCTGCTCACGCAGTCCGAGCTGCTCGAGGTCGCCCGACGGGTCTGCGCGGCGACGGACCTGGCGGTGATCGTCGACGGCGACACGGGTCACGGTGGGCCACTGAACGTGCAGCATCTGGTGCGTGCGCTGGCGCAGATCGGTGCCTTCGGCGTCATCCTGGAGGACCAGACGTGGCCCAAGCGCTGTGGCCACATGCGCGACAAGTCCGTCGTGGACGCCGGGGAGCACGCGGCCAAGATCCGCGCCGCCGTCGATGCCCGGGGCAACGACCACCTCACGATCACCGCCCGCACGGACGCTCTCGCGACACACGGACTGGACGAGGCACTCCGCCGGGCCCACCTCTACAAGGACGCCGGCGCCGACGTGTTGTTCGTCGAGGGACCCCGAACGGTCGAGGATCTCCGCATCATCGGTGACCGGCTTCCCCCACCCCTCGCGGTCAACCTCATCGAGGGGGGACGAACACCCCTGTGCTCGCTCGAGGAGCTGCGGGAGATGGGCTTCTTCTCCGTCGGTTTCGTGCTGTCGGGCCTGTACGCGGCAACCCGCGCTCTCGACCGTACCTACCGGCACCTTCGCCGGTACGCGGAGACCGACTCCGTCGCCGGCGAGATGGCCGACTTCGACGAGATGGCGGAGATCCTCGGTGTCGAGGAGCGCCTGGCGACCGACGAGCGCAACCGCGCCTGA
- a CDS encoding YceI family protein, with translation MMLAHVQDQVAHSAPYVLLGVAVAAAAFFAIVWRRRTPTSDGELDAEPAGRLWPRRAGLMFSGVLFFLALGAFLTSEHWTWLLEDGSVRSDGVTAPPVVLEPGDDLFRVGDESSATYITTERKAGNDSTVEGSTSLVAGEIALNRDDVRKSRIGTIVVNVEALESDSALRDKRIRHDFLESTEHPYVEFDPGAIAGLPAAAEEGVDYDVSVGGDLTVKETTEPVTFTGTVRLDAERVTATMEAEILMSSFDIGPIAVPGLLSTSDEVTLRFDLVADETEPGNGNATVAAASVGEVGNPGEYPFSETVQPILEESCASCHEKDGVGNETFPLETAGDAAEVADDLALVTGWGYMPPWGASEKSLPFDHDWSLSDDEKAEIAAWAEEGGGLDVPTHTPIEPSVDAIREVDADVTITPEPYAGTSEQLDDYRCRIYALPETDELRWVRSFTIVPDEKEIVHHAVFFHAEADVLETAREIDDADPGTGWACGGLTGLDGRVEQIAAWAPGQQPVEYPDGTGIRLEPGDFFVVQTHYHYDHEFPEDTSEVVVDFAPERDVAEGAVRPVDNATYLAPAEIPCSDEERGPLCDRDAVLRQLGEKFGPGAPLIPTGLLLQCRKQLSDYLSDTDGVAHADCRHRVSNPGEIVGIFGHMHEFGKSFRMTLNPGTPEERILLDIPNWSFDWQLHYEPLDTVVLDRDDTLLVECTWDRALAPMPEPRYITWNEGTEDEMCYSTVATVAALPD, from the coding sequence ATGATGCTCGCCCACGTCCAGGATCAGGTCGCACACTCGGCGCCCTACGTCCTGCTCGGCGTCGCGGTCGCCGCCGCCGCGTTCTTTGCGATCGTCTGGCGACGCCGAACGCCAACGAGCGACGGCGAGCTCGACGCCGAACCAGCCGGGCGTCTCTGGCCACGGCGGGCCGGCCTGATGTTCAGCGGCGTCCTGTTCTTCCTCGCCCTCGGGGCCTTCCTCACGAGCGAGCACTGGACCTGGCTCTTGGAGGACGGATCGGTCCGCTCCGACGGCGTCACCGCACCTCCGGTGGTGCTCGAGCCCGGCGACGACCTGTTCCGCGTGGGCGACGAGTCGTCGGCGACGTACATCACCACCGAGCGAAAAGCTGGCAACGACTCCACCGTGGAGGGCTCCACGTCGCTCGTGGCCGGCGAGATCGCGCTCAACCGCGACGACGTCCGGAAGAGCAGGATCGGAACGATCGTCGTGAACGTCGAGGCGCTGGAGTCGGATTCGGCGCTTCGCGACAAGCGCATCCGGCACGACTTCCTGGAGTCGACCGAACACCCCTACGTCGAGTTCGACCCCGGCGCCATCGCGGGACTCCCCGCTGCCGCCGAGGAGGGTGTCGACTACGACGTCAGCGTCGGCGGCGACCTCACGGTCAAGGAAACGACGGAGCCCGTGACCTTCACCGGTACTGTGCGCCTCGACGCCGAGCGCGTCACGGCCACGATGGAAGCCGAGATCCTGATGTCGTCCTTCGACATCGGGCCCATCGCCGTTCCCGGTCTCCTGTCGACATCCGACGAGGTCACACTCCGGTTCGACCTGGTGGCAGACGAGACCGAGCCCGGGAACGGCAACGCCACGGTGGCCGCCGCGTCGGTGGGGGAGGTCGGCAACCCTGGCGAGTACCCGTTCTCCGAGACGGTTCAGCCGATCCTCGAGGAGAGCTGCGCGTCGTGCCACGAGAAGGACGGCGTGGGGAACGAGACGTTCCCGCTCGAGACGGCCGGCGACGCCGCCGAGGTCGCCGACGACCTCGCCCTCGTCACCGGATGGGGCTACATGCCGCCATGGGGCGCGTCGGAGAAGTCCTTGCCGTTCGACCACGACTGGTCGTTGAGCGACGACGAGAAGGCGGAGATCGCCGCGTGGGCCGAGGAGGGTGGCGGGCTCGACGTCCCCACCCACACTCCGATCGAACCCTCGGTCGACGCGATCCGCGAAGTCGACGCCGACGTCACGATCACGCCGGAGCCCTACGCAGGAACTTCCGAGCAGCTCGACGACTACCGCTGTCGGATCTACGCCCTCCCCGAGACCGACGAGTTGCGCTGGGTACGGTCCTTCACGATCGTGCCCGACGAGAAGGAGATCGTGCACCACGCCGTGTTCTTCCATGCGGAGGCCGACGTTCTCGAGACGGCGCGGGAGATCGACGATGCGGACCCCGGCACCGGGTGGGCGTGTGGCGGTCTCACCGGGCTCGACGGCCGGGTCGAGCAGATCGCCGCGTGGGCGCCCGGCCAGCAACCCGTCGAGTATCCCGACGGGACCGGTATCCGGCTCGAGCCCGGCGACTTCTTCGTCGTGCAGACGCACTACCACTACGACCACGAGTTCCCGGAGGACACGTCCGAGGTCGTGGTCGATTTCGCCCCCGAGAGGGACGTGGCCGAGGGCGCGGTCCGGCCCGTCGACAACGCGACGTACCTGGCGCCCGCCGAGATCCCGTGCAGCGACGAGGAGAGGGGCCCACTCTGTGACCGCGATGCGGTCCTCCGACAACTCGGCGAGAAGTTCGGCCCCGGCGCACCTCTCATCCCGACCGGACTACTCCTCCAGTGCCGCAAGCAGTTGAGCGACTACCTGAGCGACACCGACGGCGTCGCCCACGCCGACTGCCGCCACCGCGTCTCGAATCCCGGTGAGATCGTCGGCATCTTCGGCCACATGCACGAGTTCGGGAAGTCGTTCCGCATGACGCTCAACCCGGGAACGCCCGAGGAACGGATACTGCTCGACATCCCCAACTGGAGCTTCGACTGGCAACTCCACTACGAGCCCCTCGACACCGTCGTGCTGGACCGTGACGACACCCTTCTCGTGGAGTGCACGTGGGACCGGGCGCTCGCTCCCATGCCCGAGCCCCGCTACATCACGTGGAACGAGGGCACGGAGGACGAGATGTGCTACTCGACGGTCGCCACCGTCGCGGCGTTGCCCGACTGA